Genomic window (bacterium):
AGCCCTCCTTGCCCAACCTGCGGCGCAGGGGGGCCGTCATCCCGGACGCCGCGAGCCACAACAGGGTCAGGACGGCGATCTCGATGATCAGGGGCGTGTACTGGTTCAAGCGGGTCCCTCCCGGATCAAGCCAGGACGATGGTTTCTCCCTGGCGGGCCAGGGCGGCGCCGGGCGAACGGCGGCGCAGGTCGGTCTCGATGCGAAGCAGAAGGTCGTCGTCGTTCTCGGGTGCGTGGTGCGTGATCAGCAGCCGGGCGACGCCCGCCGCCTCGGCCACCTCCATGCATTCGGCAGTCGAGCTGTGTCCCCAACCGGAATGTTGCGGCAGTTGCCCGGGGGTGAACTGGCCGTCCATTATCAGCAGGTCCGCCGGCCGCGGCTCGCGGCAGAGGGCGATCAGGCGCTCGCGCTGATCCTCATCGGCGGACGCCCATTCGACGTCGGTGGCGAAGACGAAGGCCGCGCCGGTGGACGGCTCGTCCACGCGCCAGGCCGTGCAGCCGTCGGGATGGCGCACCTGCGCGCCGGCGATCTCCAGGCCGCCCCATCGCAGGGCCGTCTCGCCGGGCGCCAGCCCGTCGGCGGGGATCTCACGCAACGAGATCTCCGCGCCCATTTCCGCAAGGGGGATGGGCCACAGGGGCGGCGTCATGATCCGCGCCAGGTCCTCCGCCAGCGGCGTTGCGCGCTGGCCGGCCGCCGCTATCTCCACGCTCCAGGTCTCGTCGTAGAGCGGTGCCAGGGTGGGCAGGCCCATCAGGTGATCCAGGTGCAGGTGGGTCAAAAGGACCAGCAACTCGCGGCTCGCGGCGACCCGCAGCGCAAGGTTGACCTCCTGCACGCCGCTGCCGGCGTCGAGCATCAACAGCTCGCCGGTCTCGCCGGTCACCAGCAGGCAGGTGGTGTGGCCGCCGAACTCCGTGAACCGGGGCGCGGCGCGCGGCGCCGTGCCGCGCACGCCCCCGAAGAAGATCTTCATCGGGCGCCTTTCAGGTTCGTGTTCGCCGGGGATGGTAGCGCGGCGAGGGGGCTGTGACCAGCGATTGCTTGGCCGGGGTGGAGTGGCCCGACCACCAGCATGTAAAGCCGTCCGACAGCGTGTCGGTCACGGGCGCAAGACTGTTGCACCAGGTGCGAATGCAGCTGGCATGACAGGCCAGTCCGGCGGCTGCATATGCTGGCTGGACGGAGCGCGGTATCGCTAGCGTGGAACGTTGTAGAACTGCTTCACCCTGGCCGTGATCTGCGGGTCCGTCAGCTTGTCCGATGGCTCCACGCAGGCAATGCGCGCGGCCATGTCCTTCGAGGCTTCCAGCCGTTTGCGGAGTTCCTGCTTCGCCTCGCCCGGACCCATGATGAACACGGACCCGGCGTCCCCGATCTCGCTGATCACACGGGCGTAGTAGGTTGCCAACTGGCGCGTGTGACGCTCGTCGCGTGTCTTCTCTGCTCCTGCTTGCTGAGAACCGTATGTCGTGCTCGAACGACTCCCGCCGGAGTAATGGAAACGAGGCTCGACCTCCGATTCGAGGG
Coding sequences:
- a CDS encoding MBL fold metallo-hydrolase — its product is MKIFFGGVRGTAPRAAPRFTEFGGHTTCLLVTGETGELLMLDAGSGVQEVNLALRVAASRELLVLLTHLHLDHLMGLPTLAPLYDETWSVEIAAAGQRATPLAEDLARIMTPPLWPIPLAEMGAEISLREIPADGLAPGETALRWGGLEIAGAQVRHPDGCTAWRVDEPSTGAAFVFATDVEWASADEDQRERLIALCREPRPADLLIMDGQFTPGQLPQHSGWGHSSTAECMEVAEAAGVARLLITHHAPENDDDLLLRIETDLRRRSPGAALARQGETIVLA